One window of Methanothermobacter tenebrarum genomic DNA carries:
- a CDS encoding class I SAM-dependent methyltransferase codes for MILEGPVGLYLKNLIDDLLDEIGNNVDGKRALDLGCGYGYYTVDLLQRGYEVDAVDISEHSIQMTQKEVEKMENHQRVKIHNINALKFKPKKKYDLIICFEMLEHLHKDLKLLKLINSWLKDDGVLLISVPHNEKLWNIRDEQAGHLRRYSKDEIKDKLKKANLKPTKILCYGFPFIRLLLGIYLKIEEMRLNRAKKEGEKGLSQNRPTLLSRMKRTSAPILKNLFKFDNLFINSDRGFGLVIMAKKIS; via the coding sequence ATGATCCTAGAAGGGCCAGTAGGCCTTTATCTTAAAAATTTAATTGACGATCTTCTAGATGAAATAGGAAATAATGTGGATGGTAAAAGAGCATTAGACCTAGGTTGTGGCTATGGATACTATACAGTAGATTTGCTTCAGAGAGGATATGAGGTTGATGCTGTTGATATTTCAGAACATTCAATCCAAATGACTCAAAAAGAAGTCGAAAAAATGGAAAATCATCAAAGGGTCAAAATTCATAATATCAACGCATTAAAATTCAAACCAAAGAAAAAATATGATCTCATAATCTGTTTTGAAATGTTAGAACATTTACACAAGGATTTAAAACTATTAAAGTTGATTAATTCATGGTTAAAAGATGATGGGGTTCTATTAATTAGCGTACCCCACAATGAAAAGCTTTGGAACATAAGAGACGAGCAAGCCGGCCACCTTAGAAGATACTCCAAGGATGAAATCAAAGATAAATTGAAAAAGGCAAATCTAAAACCAACAAAGATACTATGTTACGGTTTCCCATTCATCAGACTACTCCTAGGAATCTATTTGAAAATCGAAGAAATGAGACTAAATAGGGCGAAAAAAGAAGGGGAAAAGGGTCTTTCACAAAACCGGCCAACTCTACTAAGTCGGATGAAAAGAACGAGCGCACCAATATTAAAAAATCTTTTCAAATTTGACAATTTGTTCATCAATAGCGATCGAGGTTTTGGACTAGTAATAATGGCCAAAAAAATATCATAG
- a CDS encoding nucleotide exchange factor GrpE, translating into MPKKEDPKELEKCTRKLERLKKELSKKEDEIEEYISHLQRLQADFENYKKQREKQEAQIIEYANEKLILKLVDVLEDMERAIDNCKSLRDFKDGLNLIYRKFNNILEKEGLQRIPTKGEKFDPFKHEAVQIENHEKYKNGEIIEEISRGYILKDRIIKPSFVKVCKKDMG; encoded by the coding sequence ATGCCAAAAAAAGAAGACCCCAAAGAACTTGAAAAATGCACTAGAAAATTGGAAAGACTCAAAAAAGAGTTATCAAAGAAGGAAGATGAGATAGAAGAATACATTTCACATCTGCAAAGATTACAGGCAGACTTCGAAAACTATAAAAAACAAAGAGAAAAACAAGAAGCCCAGATAATAGAATACGCCAATGAAAAACTCATACTAAAACTAGTAGACGTCCTAGAGGACATGGAAAGGGCCATAGACAACTGCAAAAGCCTCAGAGACTTCAAAGATGGTCTAAATCTCATCTACAGGAAATTCAACAATATCCTAGAAAAGGAGGGCCTACAAAGAATACCCACCAAGGGAGAAAAATTCGACCCATTCAAACACGAAGCTGTCCAAATAGAAAACCATGAAAAATACAAAAACGGGGAAATAATCGAAGAAATATCAAGAGGCTACATCCTAAAGGACAGGATAATAAAACCATCCTTCGTAAAAGTATGTAAAAAGGACATGGGGTGA
- the map gene encoding type II methionyl aminopeptidase: MEEEYKKAGQILSKIRKKASKLVREDLPVIELVNLVEDNIRKEGAKPAFPCNVSINDITAHYTSPANDKTRIRYGDLVKLDMGAHVDGYIADTAISILVGDREDETFEKSLKMIEASQSALENAISMIRAGIELEKIGKVIQDTINDFGFKPVTNLTGHSMDRWILHSGLSVPNVNEKNTHRLEEGDVLAIEPFATDGVGYVTDMPQAYIFRFLRDRPLRLAHARSVLKKIKEEYKSLPFAQRWLTEYFDPKKLSASMRLLIRSRAVYPYHVLREKSGALVSQAEHTIIVEKDSCQVITE, translated from the coding sequence ATGGAGGAAGAATACAAGAAAGCTGGACAGATATTATCGAAGATCCGGAAGAAGGCTTCCAAGCTCGTGCGTGAAGATCTGCCAGTTATAGAACTTGTAAATTTAGTTGAAGATAATATTAGGAAAGAGGGGGCTAAACCAGCATTTCCATGTAATGTTTCAATAAATGATATAACAGCACATTATACTTCCCCTGCCAATGACAAGACCAGGATAAGATATGGGGATCTCGTAAAATTAGATATGGGCGCGCATGTAGATGGTTATATAGCTGACACCGCCATAAGCATACTCGTAGGAGACCGAGAAGATGAAACCTTTGAAAAAAGCCTGAAAATGATCGAAGCATCCCAGAGCGCCCTTGAGAATGCTATAAGCATGATAAGGGCGGGCATAGAACTCGAAAAGATAGGGAAGGTCATCCAGGATACCATAAATGACTTCGGTTTCAAACCGGTAACTAACCTTACTGGTCATAGTATGGATAGATGGATACTGCATTCAGGATTGTCAGTACCTAACGTCAACGAGAAAAATACGCATAGACTCGAAGAAGGAGATGTTCTCGCCATCGAACCCTTCGCAACTGATGGTGTTGGATATGTAACTGACATGCCCCAAGCGTATATCTTCAGATTTTTAAGGGACAGACCACTCAGATTAGCCCATGCAAGGAGTGTCCTCAAAAAGATAAAAGAAGAATACAAAAGTTTACCATTCGCCCAGAGGTGGCTGACAGAATATTTCGACCCTAAGAAGCTTAGCGCTTCCATGAGACTGCTAATAAGATCCAGGGCAGTCTACCCATACCATGTGCTCAGAGAAAAGAGTGGTGCATTGGTGTCACAAGCAGAGCATACCATAATCGTTGAAAAGGACAGCTGTCAGGTCATAACCGAATAA
- a CDS encoding DUF504 domain-containing protein, whose amino-acid sequence MARKVIDLMIWHPKGDIRKCKISYLHRGAHKNLKTIKGTDIKKLEKGFMILKKGTAIPYHRIVKIECGDKLIWKKRGKG is encoded by the coding sequence ATGGCCAGGAAAGTCATTGACTTGATGATATGGCACCCAAAGGGTGATATCAGAAAATGTAAGATAAGTTATCTTCACAGAGGCGCCCATAAAAACCTGAAAACCATTAAAGGCACTGATATAAAGAAGCTTGAAAAGGGGTTTATGATCCTTAAAAAAGGAACAGCCATCCCATATCACAGGATAGTGAAAATAGAATGCGGGGACAAACTAATATGGAAAAAACGTGGAAAGGGGTAA
- the dnaK gene encoding molecular chaperone DnaK, with translation MAKKEKIIGIDLGTSNSAAAVLQGGKPTIIPSAEGASVYGKTFPSIVAFTEDGQMLVGEPARRQAITNPENTITAIKRSMGTNRKIKIQDKEFTPQEISAFILQKIKKDAEAFLGEKIEKAVITVPAYFNDNQRTATKDAGTIAGLEVVRLVNEPTAASLAYGLDKEDEELDIMVFDFGGGTLDVTIMEFGGGVFEVQSTSGDTQLGGTDMDNAIMNYLAEEFKKETGIDIMEDDNAVQRLREAAEKAKIELSSTVQTEINLPYITADSSGPKHLVHTLTRAKLEELVDPIIQKCAGPIEQALKDAKMGKEDIDKIILVGGPTRMPIVQKFVEDFMGKPVERGIDPMECVAMGAAIQGGVLAGEIKDIVLLDVTPLSLGIETQGGIFTKLIERNTTIPTRKSQIFTTAADNQTAVDIHVLQGERPMAKDNISLGRFQLVGIPPAPRGVPQIEVTFDIDANGILNVSAKDLGTGKEQAMKITAPHKLSEEEIKKKIEEAKKYAEEDRKRQKEVEIRNNADSMIYTAEKTLDELSEKIPSDKKENIEKLIKELKEELKGDDISRIKSKTEELTKAIQEIGATIYQQVQQEGKDSDDTIDADYEVKD, from the coding sequence GTGGCGAAAAAAGAAAAAATCATAGGAATAGACCTTGGGACAAGCAATTCTGCCGCAGCAGTACTCCAAGGCGGTAAACCCACAATAATACCAAGTGCAGAGGGCGCATCAGTATATGGTAAAACATTCCCAAGTATAGTCGCATTCACAGAAGACGGACAAATGCTAGTAGGAGAACCAGCCAGAAGACAGGCGATCACAAACCCAGAAAACACAATCACAGCCATAAAAAGGAGCATGGGCACCAACAGGAAGATAAAAATCCAAGACAAAGAATTCACACCACAGGAAATATCAGCATTCATACTACAAAAAATAAAAAAAGACGCTGAAGCATTCCTAGGAGAAAAAATAGAAAAAGCAGTTATAACAGTACCAGCCTACTTCAATGACAACCAGAGAACCGCGACAAAAGACGCTGGCACAATCGCAGGACTGGAAGTTGTAAGACTAGTGAACGAACCAACAGCCGCAAGCCTAGCCTACGGCCTAGACAAAGAAGACGAAGAACTAGACATAATGGTATTCGACTTCGGAGGAGGAACACTAGACGTAACAATAATGGAATTCGGAGGAGGCGTATTCGAAGTACAATCCACAAGTGGAGACACACAACTCGGCGGAACAGACATGGACAACGCCATCATGAACTACCTAGCAGAAGAATTCAAAAAGGAAACAGGAATAGACATAATGGAAGACGACAACGCAGTCCAAAGACTGAGAGAAGCCGCTGAAAAAGCTAAGATAGAATTATCATCAACCGTACAAACCGAAATAAACCTACCCTATATAACAGCAGACTCCAGCGGCCCCAAACACCTTGTACACACCCTAACAAGGGCAAAACTGGAAGAACTAGTAGATCCAATCATCCAAAAATGTGCAGGGCCGATAGAACAAGCCCTAAAGGATGCTAAGATGGGTAAAGAGGACATTGACAAGATAATACTAGTAGGTGGGCCCACAAGGATGCCAATAGTCCAAAAATTCGTTGAAGACTTCATGGGAAAACCAGTCGAGCGGGGAATCGACCCAATGGAATGCGTGGCAATGGGAGCAGCCATACAAGGTGGCGTACTCGCAGGTGAAATAAAAGATATTGTACTATTAGATGTGACACCATTATCCCTTGGCATCGAAACACAAGGGGGCATATTCACCAAATTAATCGAAAGAAACACAACAATACCCACACGGAAGAGCCAAATATTCACAACCGCAGCCGACAACCAAACGGCAGTAGACATACACGTACTACAAGGTGAAAGGCCAATGGCAAAGGACAATATAAGCCTGGGCAGATTCCAACTAGTAGGCATACCACCAGCACCCAGGGGAGTGCCGCAAATAGAAGTAACATTTGACATTGACGCCAACGGCATACTAAACGTGTCAGCAAAGGACCTTGGAACAGGAAAAGAACAAGCCATGAAAATAACAGCACCACATAAACTTTCAGAAGAAGAAATAAAAAAGAAGATTGAAGAAGCCAAAAAGTATGCCGAGGAAGACCGTAAAAGACAAAAAGAAGTTGAAATCCGAAACAATGCAGACTCTATGATATACACGGCAGAAAAAACCCTAGATGAACTATCAGAGAAAATACCATCTGACAAGAAAGAAAATATCGAAAAGTTAATCAAAGAATTAAAAGAGGAACTTAAAGGAGATGACATAAGCAGGATAAAATCAAAAACAGAAGAACTCACAAAGGCTATCCAGGAGATAGGCGCAACAATCTACCAACAAGTACAACAAGAAGGCAAGGATTCAGATGATACAATCGACGCAGACTACGAAGTAAAAGATTAA
- the hisE gene encoding phosphoribosyl-ATP diphosphatase, producing the protein MKNNILEEVYKVLETRRDRPIDSYTSNLMKDDKKTGEDKILEKIGEEAAELIIASKNDENVLEEAVDLLFHTFLLLVYKGIKFDEILDEFSKRRKPQ; encoded by the coding sequence ATGAAAAATAATATACTAGAAGAAGTCTACAAGGTCCTTGAAACACGCAGGGACAGGCCAATAGATTCATACACATCCAATCTAATGAAAGACGATAAAAAAACCGGGGAGGATAAAATACTCGAAAAGATTGGGGAAGAAGCAGCAGAACTCATAATAGCCTCAAAAAATGATGAAAACGTCCTAGAAGAGGCCGTGGACCTCCTATTCCACACTTTTTTGCTCCTGGTCTATAAGGGTATCAAATTTGATGAAATCCTCGATGAATTCTCAAAAAGGAGAAAACCCCAATAG
- a CDS encoding macro domain-containing protein — translation MQYKETEIQVKVGDITNVKADAIVNPANSYGLMGGGVALSIKEKGGAGIEKEATSKAPIPVGGAIATTAGKLKAKYVIHAPTMVEPAQPSNIRAIKKATLAALKRGSELGISSIAFPGMGTGVGGVPKDKAARAMIEAIKDFLQETRIEKILLIAYNQEMYKAFKDAMKNLGGGELI, via the coding sequence TTGCAGTACAAGGAAACTGAAATCCAGGTAAAAGTGGGTGACATTACTAATGTCAAAGCTGATGCCATAGTTAACCCGGCGAATTCTTATGGTCTGATGGGGGGAGGCGTGGCCCTATCAATAAAAGAGAAGGGTGGCGCGGGTATAGAAAAAGAAGCGACTTCGAAGGCTCCCATACCAGTAGGTGGGGCTATAGCAACAACCGCGGGGAAATTAAAGGCGAAATATGTTATACACGCCCCTACAATGGTAGAACCTGCACAACCATCAAATATAAGAGCAATAAAGAAAGCAACACTCGCAGCCTTGAAAAGGGGATCAGAACTTGGAATTTCATCTATAGCATTCCCGGGTATGGGTACTGGTGTTGGTGGGGTGCCAAAGGACAAAGCAGCCCGTGCCATGATAGAAGCCATAAAGGATTTCCTCCAAGAAACCAGAATAGAGAAGATATTGCTCATAGCATATAACCAGGAAATGTACAAGGCATTTAAAGATGCTATGAAGAATTTGGGTGGAGGTGAGTTAATATGA
- the larB gene encoding nickel pincer cofactor biosynthesis protein LarB, translating to MRPILKDLKDGKISIEEAEKLIKSQFLDIREVARFDVGRKLRTGFPEAILALGKSDDDIVQILLSSPTDPMIVTRLDPERFENIREKISPLEERGFSIKYEERAHTLVVKGNEKISLDYKVGIITAGTADIPVAEEARIILEEYGCQVIKAYDVGVAGIHRLVQPLYDMLEEDVKIIIVVAGMEGALPSVVAGLVDVPVIGVPTSIGYGVGEGGLAALHSMLQSCSPGIGVVNIDNGFGAAVLAIKIIRAFD from the coding sequence GTGAGACCCATACTTAAAGATCTCAAGGATGGTAAGATTTCAATCGAGGAGGCTGAAAAGCTTATAAAGAGTCAATTTTTAGATATTAGGGAAGTGGCCCGCTTCGATGTTGGGAGAAAATTAAGAACAGGATTCCCAGAGGCTATCTTAGCACTGGGTAAGAGTGATGATGATATTGTGCAGATCCTCTTGTCTTCCCCAACAGATCCCATGATCGTAACACGCCTAGACCCTGAAAGATTTGAGAATATACGGGAAAAGATAAGTCCCCTTGAAGAGAGGGGATTTTCAATCAAATACGAGGAGAGGGCTCATACTCTCGTCGTGAAGGGGAATGAGAAAATTTCCCTAGATTACAAGGTGGGGATAATAACTGCTGGTACTGCTGATATACCAGTTGCAGAAGAAGCTAGGATCATCCTAGAAGAGTATGGTTGTCAGGTTATCAAGGCCTATGATGTTGGCGTTGCCGGGATTCATAGGCTTGTGCAACCTTTATATGATATGCTTGAAGAGGATGTTAAGATTATAATTGTAGTAGCTGGGATGGAGGGCGCTCTGCCATCAGTTGTCGCTGGTTTAGTGGATGTGCCTGTTATCGGAGTTCCAACTTCAATAGGATATGGCGTGGGTGAAGGCGGACTTGCAGCCCTTCATTCAATGTTGCAATCTTGCTCCCCAGGGATTGGGGTTGTGAATATTGATAATGGTTTCGGAGCGGCGGTCTTAGCAATTAAAATTATAAGAGCATTTGACTGA
- the hypF gene encoding carbamoyltransferase HypF: MYRAHIFVQGIVQGVGFRPTVYRLANDFELKGYVRNLGNIVEIVVEGEKETIRRFISDLKSKRPPISKISNIEVGWDEINHFSFTSFEIRGSSSKFKGTSVIPADVATCEACLSDMNNPKDRRYLYPFTACTDCGPRFTVIEKIPYDRERTSMRDFPLCEECQKEYENPADRRYHAEATCCPICGPKLSLYDDEPIHVDDPLKEASKILDEGYIVAIKGIGGTHLACDATNEETVKRLRDRLGRPYQPFACMSPDIETIKSFAIVSAEEEKVLMSRRRPIVILKKSDGYDLAPSVAPGLHNIGIMLPYSGIHHMLFKYARRPAYVMTSANKPGEPMIIKNKEILRKLKGVADYFLIHNRRIVNRCDDSVVRFRGNEMAFIRRSRGYTPEPYDLSSLSSDSNIVALGPEIDVTFAVLNHGECYLSQYIGNTTKYETTRFLEDALKYLMRITGTEEVDAVACDLHPRFFTTRLAEELSREYSAPLFKVQHHHAHATALAVDYGVDELVCIAADGVGYGDDGTAWGGEILYCFDDQYKRLGSLAPQKMPGGDLCTIYPARMLFSILGGYYALDYLEELFKEEYGEYFPHGEKEIELVRRQLERDINVGITTSTGRILDSVATALHICSRRTYEGECAMKLESAAYKSSNSLDIPYRIDKYKGRYVLDTTDLLLKVMELKNAGERIVDIAAAAQRSLSMGLAEMAVRAAEDVGTDIIGGSGGVFYNEAISLTIKDYVEEMGYRFIQHKSSCAGDGSVSLGQAVIASRRL, encoded by the coding sequence ATGTACAGGGCCCATATTTTCGTCCAGGGGATAGTGCAGGGTGTAGGTTTCAGGCCAACGGTCTATAGGTTAGCTAATGACTTCGAACTTAAAGGTTATGTTAGGAATCTTGGTAACATTGTAGAAATAGTCGTCGAGGGGGAAAAAGAGACCATAAGAAGGTTCATTAGTGATCTGAAATCTAAAAGGCCTCCAATATCGAAGATATCTAATATAGAAGTTGGATGGGATGAAATAAACCATTTTAGTTTCACCAGCTTCGAAATTAGGGGGAGTTCTTCAAAATTTAAAGGAACGTCCGTAATACCTGCTGATGTTGCAACCTGTGAAGCATGCTTATCTGACATGAACAATCCAAAGGATCGAAGATACCTTTATCCATTCACGGCATGCACTGATTGCGGGCCCAGATTTACTGTGATAGAAAAGATACCCTATGATCGAGAAAGGACGAGTATGAGGGACTTCCCACTCTGTGAAGAATGTCAAAAAGAATATGAAAACCCGGCAGATCGAAGATATCATGCAGAGGCGACATGCTGCCCAATCTGCGGGCCAAAGCTTTCGCTATACGATGATGAACCCATCCATGTCGATGACCCGCTAAAAGAGGCTAGTAAAATATTAGATGAAGGTTATATAGTCGCCATAAAGGGTATAGGTGGCACGCACCTTGCATGTGACGCTACAAACGAGGAAACAGTTAAAAGGTTGAGAGATAGGCTGGGGAGACCATATCAGCCCTTCGCTTGCATGTCACCCGATATTGAAACAATAAAAAGTTTCGCAATAGTATCAGCCGAGGAGGAGAAAGTTTTAATGTCGAGAAGACGGCCAATTGTCATTTTAAAGAAAAGTGATGGATATGACCTCGCCCCATCAGTCGCCCCGGGCCTACATAATATTGGTATAATGTTACCCTATTCAGGCATACACCACATGCTCTTCAAATATGCTAGAAGGCCTGCCTATGTGATGACATCTGCTAACAAGCCTGGAGAACCCATGATAATCAAGAACAAGGAAATACTTAGAAAACTCAAGGGGGTGGCTGATTATTTCTTAATCCATAACAGGAGAATAGTTAATCGATGTGATGATTCTGTTGTCCGTTTCAGGGGAAATGAAATGGCGTTCATACGCCGATCCCGGGGGTACACACCAGAACCTTATGATCTTTCAAGTTTATCATCAGATTCTAACATTGTAGCATTGGGTCCTGAGATAGATGTTACATTCGCTGTTTTAAATCATGGGGAATGTTATCTTTCCCAGTATATTGGTAACACTACAAAATATGAAACTACAAGGTTTCTTGAAGATGCCCTCAAGTATCTTATGAGGATAACTGGGACAGAAGAAGTAGATGCGGTAGCCTGCGACTTGCATCCTAGATTTTTCACAACTAGACTTGCGGAAGAATTAAGCAGAGAATATTCCGCCCCATTGTTTAAGGTTCAGCATCATCATGCCCATGCAACCGCCCTTGCGGTAGATTATGGAGTAGATGAACTTGTATGTATTGCGGCTGATGGTGTAGGGTATGGTGATGATGGGACAGCATGGGGTGGTGAAATACTCTATTGCTTTGATGATCAATATAAGAGACTTGGAAGCTTAGCCCCCCAGAAGATGCCAGGCGGGGACCTATGTACCATATACCCTGCTAGGATGCTCTTTTCGATCCTGGGAGGCTATTATGCTCTTGATTACCTTGAAGAACTTTTCAAGGAGGAGTACGGGGAATATTTCCCCCATGGCGAGAAAGAAATAGAATTGGTGAGAAGGCAATTGGAAAGGGATATTAATGTTGGCATAACCACAAGCACGGGTAGGATCCTAGATTCTGTTGCAACTGCACTCCATATATGTTCTAGGAGGACATATGAGGGTGAGTGTGCGATGAAACTTGAATCAGCCGCTTATAAGTCTTCAAATAGCCTTGATATACCTTATAGGATAGATAAGTACAAGGGTAGGTATGTTCTTGACACAACAGATCTCCTATTGAAGGTGATGGAGCTTAAAAATGCGGGTGAAAGGATAGTGGATATAGCGGCTGCTGCTCAAAGATCTCTTTCAATGGGTTTGGCTGAGATGGCTGTTAGGGCTGCGGAAGATGTTGGCACCGATATAATCGGTGGATCTGGGGGTGTTTTCTATAATGAGGCTATAAGTCTCACGATCAAGGATTATGTTGAGGAGATGGGTTATAGGTTTATACAGCATAAAAGTTCGTGTGCAGGTGATGGTTCAGTATCCCTTGGACAGGCTGTGATAGCCAGTAGAAGACTATAG
- the dnaJ gene encoding molecular chaperone DnaJ, with translation MPKRDYYEILGVDRNASKKDIKRAYRRLARKYHPDVSDDPNAAEKFKEISEAYAVLSDDEKRQRYDQFGHAGMEGFTQEDIFRNVNFEDIFKDLDFDFSSIFDIFGFGRRRRRGPQRGADINYKLEITLEDAYTGLETDIKVPHTRKCPTCNGSRAEPGSSTRTCTTCNGTGQIRQVQRTLLGQIMNITSCPDCNGEGRIIERPCSNCNGTGLVKKTSTIHIRVPPGVEDGSRLRIPGEGEMGPRGGPPGDLYVTIKIKPHRLFERKGANLYFEKPISFVQAALGDIVEVPTMEKPVKLRIPPGTQTGTTFRVKGYGMPHINWEGRGNLYVKVRVVTPQKLNKRQKELLREFAKVSGDEIKKEKGLFERMKDAIIY, from the coding sequence ATGCCAAAAAGGGATTACTATGAAATCCTAGGCGTTGATAGGAACGCCAGCAAAAAAGATATAAAAAGAGCCTACAGGAGGCTGGCGAGGAAATATCATCCAGACGTTAGTGATGACCCAAATGCCGCTGAAAAATTTAAAGAGATCAGCGAAGCCTACGCAGTATTATCCGATGATGAGAAAAGACAAAGATACGACCAATTCGGACACGCTGGCATGGAAGGATTCACACAAGAAGACATATTCAGGAACGTAAACTTCGAAGACATATTCAAAGACCTAGACTTTGATTTCAGCAGCATATTCGACATCTTCGGCTTCGGCAGGAGAAGAAGGAGGGGCCCCCAACGTGGGGCTGACATAAACTATAAACTCGAAATAACACTAGAGGATGCATACACTGGCCTAGAAACTGATATAAAAGTCCCACATACAAGGAAATGTCCTACCTGTAATGGGTCAAGGGCAGAACCCGGCAGCAGCACAAGGACATGCACCACCTGTAACGGCACGGGACAAATAAGACAAGTACAAAGAACGCTCCTGGGCCAAATAATGAATATAACAAGTTGCCCGGATTGTAATGGGGAAGGTAGGATCATTGAAAGACCATGCAGCAACTGTAACGGTACAGGGTTGGTGAAAAAAACCAGCACGATCCATATAAGGGTGCCTCCGGGGGTTGAGGACGGTTCAAGGTTAAGGATCCCAGGAGAAGGTGAAATGGGCCCTAGGGGCGGGCCCCCAGGCGACCTTTACGTGACGATAAAAATAAAACCACACAGATTATTTGAAAGGAAGGGGGCTAATCTCTATTTTGAAAAGCCAATAAGTTTTGTCCAGGCAGCCCTAGGAGATATAGTGGAAGTTCCAACCATGGAAAAACCGGTTAAACTTAGAATACCACCCGGGACCCAAACCGGGACCACATTCCGTGTAAAAGGTTATGGCATGCCCCATATCAACTGGGAAGGCCGCGGCAACTTATATGTGAAAGTGAGGGTTGTAACACCACAAAAGTTGAATAAGAGACAGAAGGAGCTTTTAAGGGAATTTGCAAAGGTTAGCGGTGATGAAATCAAAAAAGAAAAGGGTTTATTTGAGAGGATGAAAGATGCTATAATATATTGA
- a CDS encoding CBS domain-containing ParB/RepB/Spo0J family partition protein yields the protein MAKKALVKDYMTREVISVTPDTSTAEIIRLMKETGHDGFPVRDNDSVIGIITAFDLLIKPWVKTVKEIMSTDVVVADQDMSLDDAARVMFRMGISRLPVIDKNGKLVGIITNTDIVRSHIERSTPMKVNYFKKTLEQLYNVKPEVKRMKIPISKLRPTQSKIYADELEGRIYEIRKGLAEPTIVVKTGDRYILVDGHHRAVASYKLGYKEIDSYVIDIKKDLKLGMEKTADINKIYTLDDIEIIDDAQHPLIAITTSMKKAKSRKKDEK from the coding sequence ATGGCCAAGAAAGCACTGGTAAAAGATTACATGACAAGAGAAGTTATCTCAGTAACTCCCGACACTTCAACTGCTGAGATAATCAGGTTAATGAAAGAAACAGGACACGATGGATTCCCAGTGAGAGACAATGATAGCGTTATCGGCATCATAACCGCATTCGACCTTCTAATAAAACCCTGGGTAAAAACCGTCAAGGAGATAATGTCCACGGATGTTGTAGTGGCAGACCAGGACATGTCATTAGATGATGCTGCTAGAGTCATGTTCAGAATGGGAATATCACGCCTCCCAGTTATTGACAAGAATGGAAAACTCGTGGGCATCATCACCAACACTGACATAGTACGCTCACATATCGAAAGATCAACACCAATGAAAGTCAACTACTTCAAAAAGACACTAGAACAACTCTACAACGTCAAACCAGAAGTTAAACGGATGAAAATCCCAATATCAAAGCTCAGACCCACACAGAGTAAAATATACGCTGACGAACTCGAAGGGAGAATATACGAGATCAGAAAGGGACTTGCAGAACCCACAATAGTCGTAAAAACCGGGGACCGTTACATACTAGTTGACGGTCACCATAGAGCCGTGGCATCATATAAACTAGGCTATAAAGAAATAGACTCCTATGTGATAGACATAAAAAAGGACCTTAAACTTGGAATGGAAAAAACTGCAGATATCAACAAAATATACACCCTAGATGATATTGAGATAATCGATGACGCCCAACACCCCCTCATAGCAATCACAACAAGCATGAAAAAAGCAAAATCGAGGAAAAAAGATGAAAAATAA
- a CDS encoding ArsR/SmtB family transcription factor, with amino-acid sequence MTRNIDNMDMEALLDVMGCRTRREIINLLREEPRFVSQISKELQIGQKAIIEHLRAMEEVGILDSFFKKIERGRPRKYYNISNDIHLSVIINKNTFKVDLIEEDEAFFTSECSRLMKIETRIKKGDEKAAEELKELIRVYESLKRKAEKMLKENPL; translated from the coding sequence ATGACAAGGAATATAGATAACATGGACATGGAAGCCCTACTAGACGTTATGGGATGCAGGACAAGGCGTGAAATCATAAACCTATTAAGAGAAGAGCCACGATTCGTAAGCCAAATATCAAAGGAGCTACAAATAGGCCAGAAGGCCATAATAGAACATTTAAGGGCCATGGAAGAAGTGGGCATACTAGACTCCTTCTTTAAGAAGATAGAACGTGGAAGACCACGTAAATATTATAATATTTCTAATGACATCCACCTTAGCGTCATAATAAACAAGAACACCTTCAAAGTAGATCTTATAGAAGAAGATGAGGCATTTTTCACCAGTGAATGTTCAAGGCTCATGAAAATCGAAACAAGGATAAAAAAAGGCGATGAAAAAGCAGCGGAAGAATTAAAGGAGCTGATAAGAGTCTATGAATCCCTCAAACGGAAAGCAGAGAAGATGCTAAAAGAAAATCCACTATAG